NNNNNNNNNNNNNNNNNNNNNNNNNNNNNNNNNNNNNNNNNNNNNNNNNNNNNNNNNNNNNNNNNNNNNNNNNNNNNNNNNNNNNNNNNNNNNNNNNNNNNNNNNNNNNNNNNNNNNNNNNNNNNNNNNNNNNNNNNNNNNNNNNNNNNNNNNNNNNNNNNNNNNNNNNNNNNNNNNNNNNNNNNNNNNNNNNNNNNNNNNNNNNNNNNNNNNNNNNNNNNNNNNNNNNNNNNNNNNNNNNNNNNNNNNNNNNNNNNNNNNNNNNNNNNNNNNNNNNNNNNNNNNNNNNNNNNNNNNNNNNNNNNNNNNNNNNNNNNNNNNNNNNNNNNNNNNNNNNNNNNNNNNNNNNNNNNNNNNNNNNNNNNNNNNNNNNNNNNNNNNNNNNNNNNNNNNNNNNNNNNNNNNNNNNNNNNNNNNNNNNNNNNNNNNNNNNNNNNNNNNNNNNNNNNNNNNNNNNNNNNNNNNNNNNNNNNNNNNNNNNNNNNNNNNNNNNNNNNNNNNNNNNNNNNNNNNNNNNNNNNNNNNNNNNNNNNNNNNNNNNNNNNNNNNNNNNNNNNNNNNNNNNNNNNNNNNNNNNNNNNNNNNNNNNNNNNNNNNNNNNNNNNNNNNNNNNNNNNNNNNNNNNNNNNNNNNNNNNNNNNNNNNNNNNNNNNNNNNNNNNNNNNNNNNNNNNNNNNNNNNNNNNNNNNNNNNNNNNNNNNNNNNNNNNNNNNNNNNNNNNNNNNNNNNNNNNNNNNNNNNNNNNNNNNNNNNNNNNNNNNNNNNNNNNNNNNNNNNNNNNNNNNNNNNNNNNNNNNNNNNNNNNNNNNNNNNNNNNNNNNNNNNNNNNNNNNNNNNNNNNNNNNNNNNNNNNNNNNNNNNNNNNNNNNNNNNNNNNNNNNNNNNNNNNNNNNNNNNNNNNNNNNNNNNNNNNNNNNNNNNNNNNNNNNNNNNNNNNNNNNNNNNNNNNNNNNNNNNNNNNNNNNNNNNNNNNNNNNNNNNNNNNNNNNNNNNNNNNNNNNNNNNNNNNNNNNNNNNNNNNNNNNNNNNNNNNNNNNNNNNNNNNNNNNNNNNNNctcaaacaacaacaacaagcttcCATGATATCAACCGTCGAGTCATCTCTCTCCCCTCCTCCTTTGGTGATCGCACCTGTCCTTCACGATAACTACGCGGCGGAACTAGATATCACGATCCCGAAGAAGAccgaggagaagaagacgattgAAACGTCGACGGAGAGTCACCAGAACCAGCAGCAGCAACGGCCGAACCGATGCACCGTGTGTAGGAAACGTGTCGGGTTAACCGGGTTTATGTGCCGGTGTGGTACGACTTTTTGTGGGAGTCATAGGTACCCTGAGGTTCACGGTTGTACGTTCGATTTCAAATCTGCGGGACGTGAGGAGATCAAGAAAGCTAATCCGTTGGTCGTTGCGGCGAAGCTTCAGAAGATATGAATCGGAGGAGgcagcggaggaggaggagccgtTGACCGCGATTTCGTTATTTACCATGAGAATGTTCTCGGTGCATCTCAGCCGTTcatttatgtttaaaaatacattttgtaTTATGGACGCACACGTGTCACGCGATTAAGGCTGAGATGGTTTCGTCATGAACTTTCAATTATTTTTCCTTCCGAAAGAaattaaagtgtttttttttttaattataaattgtgtggcttttgcttgtgtaaaaaggaaaaaaaaaagaaagaaaatatataaaattgtgTCTCGCtctttttgagaaattgttttataCCGAATTACCGACAATTTAAAGGCGGTTTAAATTCTAATAACCTTTTAACCGGTTTAGTCGAGCCGTTCAGAGTTGGATATTTTGATATGGACATTATTAAGCTCACAATGTTTGTGACCTTTTTTAGTCATTACATAAGGTCGGATCCATATTTGTGGGACGAAGATGCATGCACTAGTTTCGAATGTGTGGgcttatttttatctaaacGGTCAGCCACTCGTTCTGCCTTTTCGGAgggtgaaagaaagagagattccATTCAACTTCTCTAGAATTACTCGAGGTTCATGCGCCTAAAGAAAGCCTTAAAGGGCCAACTAGTCTCCCCCAATTACGCCTGCTATCAAATATGCACAATCAGTGATCAAGGTTGCTTGGAAAAAAGCAACCCAAATTGCCTTAAACATATGTGccatattttgaaaatacaatcGAGGTAGACAAGAACATGACCTAGGATTTTGGAACATtaagattcaattttttatgTACCCAACTATTGGCTGTTTTCTAGATGATTATTTATGAAAGTGTTTTCGGGAAGATACCATGTGGTCGGTGATTTACAAAGCTTTCGATAATTCGTTTTATGCATGTTCTTTCCTTCTCAGTATTTTGGATCAGTCCAAAATATGTTGTTCAACTAGGAATTCTATgctaatatatttattttcaaatattttgagCTGTATAACAAAAAGGTCaagttataattaattaaaaagaaatcaaaacgcACTTCGAAAGTTTTAGTAGATGGATAGTTAGAGTTGTCAACTAGTTGAATAATTATACTCTGCAATCAAACATTTCATATTTTGTGatcatttttatcaaataaagacGACTAATACAAATTAACTACTTCTCGTCAAACAATTATATTCCCTTTCTGTTTACATTGGGTCCAAATAACATGAAATGTCTAAAAgcatttttatctttaaatcaCCACTTGATGAGGAAGactcacacaaacaaaaaactagaTACAAAATACTTccaaatatatttcatattaatcttatcaaaacatatttataatttaagagTTTTAATTGGATGAAGAAAAGTCATACAAATGAACaaaaaagtttatgtttttttttgtcaaataatattacttttttttggtttgttcatATTAGGTGATAGTCAGAAATGTTTGAACACAATCTTCAgaacaataaaaatatctagTACAATATATTGCATATTTCATAAACCAAACTTAAAACTTGtgctaagaaacaaaaaaaaaatcttcaataaAACTGGGAAGAAATAAGGAAAAATATCTACAACATGAAACTGGTGACACACAATATGTTTCTTTAAGAAACACAATTTATTCAATGCATGGAAACGGCTGAAATTGTTTAACCGTAagccaaaataaaaatctaataagACTCACACGCAAACTGGCTATCTCCTCGATTACCTATATATACGTTCAAGCAGTTTCATACCTATTCcatgcataaacaaaacaattttgacAATCATGATGAACATATCTAAACTCACTCCTTGGTTTCTTTTCTTGTGTCTGATTCTTCTAtcaggtacatatatatatatatagcttttactttcttcttcttgatctgcTTAATTAATCTGTATATTAGTTTAAttcatatttgttgttgtttcttaatCGTTCTAGATTACAAGGTGAGAGGTTCAATTTCTCCATCTAGCCAGAAGCCACGAGAAGGTGGCATTTTTGGTTTCAAACCTAAAACGTTGTTTGTGTTCGGAGACTCGTTCGCTGACACCGGAAACACACCTGCTATGATCGCTGCCTCGTGGAAGTTTCCCAACGGAATCACTTTCCCGGGAAGGCCTACTGGTCGGTTCACCGATGGTCGTGTCTCCACTGATTATCTCGGTATGAAGTTCTTTTTTGCCAATAAAAATCACATACCAAACTACACCTGTGATTGTGGTTGCGTGTTTGATTATAGTTTGAACTGACTATAATGTGCGTAATTAAGTCCTAcagtttttttaatagatatattagttagtCCGAAAAATCAATCTGGAACAGACGAAATGTAGTGatttattgaaatattaatttatagcggtTAAATTGTATTCGTAATCAAGTTCATTATACTTTGTTTCTAAATATTTACTACATGAAGCATAATTTTTACTTTAACGTTTTTACTCGCACAAAATGCAAAATCATTAGCTATTTgcaaaaaatattacatatgtGTTTTTAATCTACATTTTTGAATTCGTAGACATGAACACAGAAATAAAACCGCGTTATTATTTATTTGCGTAGAAAAGCATATATTATCAGTAATTATTTACTTTGGACTCATATTATATACATGTAGCCAAGTATATTGGACTTAGAACGCCGTGTGCATACAAATGGGGCAGATTCGGACGACCGAGACATGCAGTCAAAAGAGGAATGAATTTCGCATTCGGTGGAGCCGGCGTCTTTGacacaattttcaaaatagttCCTAACGCTAGTGTGCAGATCGATTCGTTAGAACAACTCATCCGGAGAAAAGTTTATTCATCGGCCGATCTCAACTCCTCCGTCGCTTTTTTCAGCATCGTCGGCAATGACTACCTTACTTACAACAGACGCAACGGTTCCGAACAGGTATAAATCGTCTCTTTTTTCGATTAGGGTTAtcaaaactaatataaattgATTGGTGGTCAAATCAGACAATGTTatgatttaggattttttttacattcaaaGTTGAGCTTTTCAAAGTATAGTTAGGAATTTAAACTATTTTGTTGACTatttttttccaagagttatctacaaaatatttaaaaattgaaactattTTGTTCACTATTTTTTCTAAGAGTCTatctacaaaatataaaatgtgcAATTGTGCATGGCAGGGTCGTCGAGCACTCATAAGGAGAGCTGTGAAACAGATTTTGTTGGATGTGAAGAGAATTAAGGATTTAGGAGTAAGAAAGGTTTTGGTGGCTTTATCCCCACCGCAGAAATGTTTGCCAAAGCTTGCCACTCCTAAAGGCGGCTGTGACACCAATGACACCTCGACGTACCTTCACAACAGTCTTCTCCGTGAAGGACTGATCAAACTAAACGATAAGAAGATTAACAGTAATGATAACAGTTTCCTCGTGTTTGATCTCTACAATGCTTTTGTGACCATATTCAAGAACAAAGGAGTTCCAGGTAcgtcatttttttcttataaaaacatACGAGTTATTTATGGATGATAGAGTAGCATTGTTTAGATCTCTACCCAAAGTCCAAAAAAGAGGTGTATACGAATGTTTTAATTTGTACAGGAGTTTCAACATTTCCGGAACCATTGAAGGCATGTTGTCCAACAGAACGAGGCAAATCTTGTGGCGATGTAGGCATACATGGTGAAAAGTTGTTCACTCTTTGCAAAGATCCAAAATCATTCTTCTTTTGGGACAATGTTCATATCACTGACCAAGCATGGCGTTctgtattttttcttcttctacctgGCTCACAGTTTTGAAGTAAACTAGATACGGACGCACACGTATGTGCCGTGTTGTTTTCATaagtaatatttgattttttgtaatatatacaGAGTTGTGCCAAGACGAAAATATATCCGAAGCGACTTAAAAAGATACCccaattcaataaaaaaaattgtcttgaaaaacaaaaaccattgtcgctgaacaaaaacaaaaacaatataactaaacaaaccaacaaaagattagttctaaaacatttttctttctgttttccaCTAATTCGTTAACTAAACTTTCAAAATCAACTTTCTAACCAATTTtctccaaacaacaacaatcacttACAATCACGTCGAAGGAAAACTTTGTTTACTGAGTTCTGTtcagaaaagaggagaaagcgatatatatttctttgcttaccctaaatatttattaactttttaaaaacccttaATTGTTGAAGTAATTGTTTtctaattacttaattaaacccATATCAAAGCTCAATATTTGTTTCGTATTTATCAATACTGTTAACACATTATTTTAGCATAACCATTAAGTCTCATATAGACATAACTCTATTAGGACtaaagtccaaataatatatgctcctaatttttttcccaaaatttgATGCCCTAAGCAAATGTTTCTGTTTTCCTAACTATGGTACGGCTCTGAACATATagttatgttgttgttaatagAAATGGTTATGGAAActtcttaaatataattttcataaatattggGTATGAAGTTGATATACCATAAGTCTAATTCAAATAGTTTAATATGTGTGGATGGATGCACTTGCTCCTTAATACGATTACATGTTTTCCCATTTAAAAGTCtaaacacaataaaatcaatcacaagTAGTATAGTCTTCACGTCACAATTAAAGTCTATTAATTGTACTATACTCCCTGGTAAAATGGTTTTgtacttgtttcttgtttgatcCAACATTTTCCATGGCTAAAACCCTGCATAAACACACCCTAATTATTAGCTAATTTAAATACCAAAGAATAAAATTCTTAATGTGTTTGATTCCCGAGTCCaaaatatcaaaccaaatttgccatcttcaaaaacaaaacacacaaattaataatacataAAAAGTAACCTTTAGTACAATTAATTCAAACCATAATTGATGAaattatattatagattttaaattatactattttaatcgttatttattttaattaaatataatctttttatgTGGCAAGTGTTGACGGGTTGTATTTCGGTATCGGCTAATTTGAAAAGACGAGGGATAGATTGTGATGCCGACTGTGCACGTTGTGGGACAGATGtggaaaatataaatcatgCCATTTTCTTGTGTCCACCGGCTTGCCAGGTTTGGGCTTTAGCGAATGTTCCGGTGGGGCCGCAACTCTTCCGTACGGAGTCGGTTTATGCTAATGTGCATCATTTTTTGGGTTCCAGTAATCCGGGATCACAGGTTTCAGCTTTTCCTTCGATAATGTGGTATATTTGAAAAGCATGGAATTCTCGAGTTTTTGAGAACCAGATTGAACGACCTGATGACGTTGTCCGGGTGGCGATAGGTGAAGCGGAGACTTGGCAGCAGGCACAGGTGGAGGTAGATCTGGACGAGCTTCAGTCCTCCCCTAGTGCTCTGTCTTCTGGGCCTCCGGGCTATAATGCTCTCCTTCTGCCGTTTGTTTCCGGCCACCGGTGTTTTgtggatggttcttggaaagcaactgatgtttttgcaggtgcaggatggGTGTGTACTTCTTAACAAGGATCACCCCCGATTCTCGGCGCCACCAATTTCCGACGTAGTTTGTCCCCGTTACATGCAGAAATAGAAACTTTCATATGGGCGATGCGGTGCATGATTGGACACGATTTCCGGGAGGTAGTGTTTTACACGGACTGctccgatttggtgaagatggtgtcttcacctCAGGATTGGCCCGCCTTCGCAACGTACATAGACGACATCAAGACTGATAGGGaggagttctcttctttttctttggttcaggTATCTAGAAATGCTAATGTTCGTGCAGATTCGCTGGCTCGTCGAGCGCATTCCGTTACACAGcgtattttgtttgtaaacaatgtTCCCACAAATTGGCTCATTTGATGATTTCtttctgttgacaaaaaaaaaaataaataaatataatattttttataaaaatagattttagacaAAATTAGAATTTAGTAGCTCTGTTATTTAagaacattaaaatattttcataagttttaaaataataattttcggatatatatatattacttataatttaaatatattcttatTAATCAGTTCgaaatcaatataaaagagCATATTCCTTTTATAGTTGTGTCATtagttattttcttattattaattattgtttcattttcagaaaaaaatatgattaaatttttaaacaaatttgaaaatctaacctttaaacaaaatgaaaaagccAGAATGACGTAGTAATGCTTCGTACCATCTAGCTCGATTACTCGATTTGAGGATCCATGTTCAATCAACTGCTCTTCCTTCTCTTATGCATATCCTGATTAGTATTTAATAAGaacttgatttttaaaataaagatcaaaactttaacataatataaaatccacAAAGTCAATAAACTAAGTAAACTTAAAGAATAAATAGATCAAAGTACCATTGGTTTGAAGAAACAGTGACACACAAGGTGGAGAAACAACCATTTCCATTATATTTGAACGCTGAAATCAAGAATATAAAACTCAAATTAGATCTTCAATtagcaaaaagaacaaaaaaattatgtgctaataaaattgaaaaacgaaaaagataTTCTAgggttaaacaaaaatatttcgttatatatagtaaaatggtATAGAAAAAGTTCAATATCTGTTtaagatttttcatttattattaagaTATTGTTTACCAAATATATTGTttgacaaaatttaaatttagtagCTCTGTTATTTAAGAACATTAAAATACTTTCAtaagtttaaaataataatttcggatatatatatatatatattacctataatttaaatattttcttcttattaatcagtttgaaatcaatataaaagTGCATACTCTTTTTTTAGttgtttcattatttattttcttattattaattattgttttattttcataaaaaatattgtaaagttttaaaagaaatttgaaaatctaatgTTATCTATTTCCATTTTTGATGATCctatatttactttctttaattaACCACGTCATTTATACTATCAAATTAGGTGTTTGACCAATTCAAttccttatataataaattgttgtttccagaaatatatctaaatatattaccaagttaaatatgtaaatatatatatataattccgAATTGAAGTGTCCGATTTGTAtggtaataaatttaattttcataaatattaggTAATTGTTATTATTGGACTGTGATCTGTTTGGAAACTAATTTAGAACCCATCTTAATTGCACCCGAtttggtatgattttttttttggttcggcTAATACCACTTatatcaatctgtttggctCCTATTAATATCAATTTGTTTGGATACATGATATACAtatctttgttctgttttaagtggcatttcattgtaataatgtCTAACTTTAagtctttttattaaaaatgtttcccttttttaatagtatagatagatCAAAATATATTCAACACAATTATCATTTTAATGATGTATGAGATTAATGAAATGTCTTTATAATGTATTTTATAACGACTGCGAATGCATCAACGAAGCTAACATTAAATCAAATTCCGACCAAGCCATTTATTAGCTAGAGTCAAAATCAAGGGGGcacaaatagaaaaatcaaaactttaggggcagaatattaaaaaacaagaCTACAAAAGCAGCATACATCCAAAAACTATAGGTATTAATtgtcaaaattaaaaagtaatggGGCAGTATACTAAAAAGACACAAACCATAGGGGGGCAAGTAGACAAAAGAATCTTGCAAAGTCTTCTCTAGCTTTGTTTGATTCTCATAATGActtttccacttttgttttgttcctttttcGCTTCAATTTCacgctttttattttttcctaaattcgattttttttgctttgttaaaATCCTCAAACTCGTTTTTcaaaaaggtttgattttttccGATGAGATCTCCGACTAAGACGACACCGTCGATGTCTCCGTCTTCAATTTCGACGGTGAAATCTCCACCTCCGTCTGATACTTCAATGGCTATAGTAGCTTTCGATAACTCCACTGGTCACTTCTCTTCGTCTCCATCGCCGCCACATTCTCTTGATCATTCCAGTGAATCGGAGAAGGAAGATGAGAAACGTAAACCCGAGAGTAGGAGAGACCAGAATCATTTGAAGATTGAGGAGACCCCATCTCCGATTGTGGTGGTTCACAATCACAATCGCTCTGTTAAAGAAGTGGTGACGACGAGGAAGAGTGCGAGAGTTGGTTCTGGGAGAAGTAGTGGG
The sequence above is drawn from the Camelina sativa cultivar DH55 chromosome 4, Cs, whole genome shotgun sequence genome and encodes:
- the LOC104782052 gene encoding zinc finger A20 and AN1 domain-containing stress-associated protein 4-like isoform X1, whose translation is MAEEHRCETPEGHRLCVNNCGFFGSSTTMNLCSNCYGDLCLKQQQQASMISTVESSLSPPPLVIAPVLHDNYAAELDITIPKKTEEKKTIETSTESHQNQQQQRPNRCTVCRKRVGLTGFMCRCGTTFCGSHRYPEVHGCTFDFKSAGREEIKKANPLVVAAKLQKI
- the LOC104782051 gene encoding GDSL esterase/lipase At2g36325-like; the encoded protein is MMNISKLTPWFLFLCLILLSDYKVRGSISPSSQKPREGGIFGFKPKTLFVFGDSFADTGNTPAMIAASWKFPNGITFPGRPTGRFTDGRVSTDYLAKYIGLRTPCAYKWGRFGRPRHAVKRGMNFAFGGAGVFDTIFKIVPNASVQIDSLEQLIRRKVYSSADLNSSVAFFSIVGNDYLTYNRRNGSEQGRRALIRRAVKQILLDVKRIKDLGVRKVLVALSPPQKCLPKLATPKGGCDTNDTSTYLHNSLLREGLIKLNDKKINSNDNSFLVFDLYNAFVTIFKNKGVPGVSTFPEPLKACCPTERGKSCGDVGIHGEKLFTLCKDPKSFFFWDNVHITDQAWRSVFFLLLPGSQF
- the LOC104782052 gene encoding zinc finger A20 and AN1 domain-containing stress-associated protein 4-like isoform X2, encoding MAEEHRCETPEGHRLCVNNCGFFGSSTTMNLCSNCYGDLXLKQQQQASMISTVESSLSPPPLVIAPVLHDNYAAELDITIPKKTEEKKTIETSTESHQNQQQQRPNRCTVCRKRVGLTGFMCRCGTTFCGSHRYPEVHGCTFDFKSAGREEIKKANPLVVAAKLQKI